Genomic window (Bacillus sp. BGMRC 2118):
ATTAATCACCGGAATCAACGTTTGAACACGTTTTTTGGTTTTTGCTGATAAGAATACAATTGGAGCATAGTCAAGAAACTGGAAATGAGCTCTAATTTTCTTTTCATATTCCTGCATTGTTTTCTCATCTTTATCTACGGCATCCCACTTATTTACGACAATCACAATCGCTCTTCCTGCTTGATGGGCATACCCTGCAATTTTTTTATCCTGTTCAATAATCCCTTCTTCACCGTCTAAAACGACTAATACAACATCCGAGCGTTCAATTGCTTTTAGAGCGCGCAGTACGCTATACTTCTCTGTGCTTTCATACACTTTGCCTCTTTTTCTCATACCTGCTGTGTCAATAATGACATAATCATTGCCATCTTTTGAATATGGAGTGTCAATTGCATCCCGAGTTGTACCTGCAATGTTACTAACGATTACTCTTTCTTCTCCCAATAATGCATTAACTAATGATGACTTCCCTACATTCGGTCTTCCGATTAAAGAGAATTTAATTGTATTTTCATCATACTCTTCGTCATCTTGTTTTGGAAAATGAGCAAAAACTGCATCAAGCAGGTCACCTAATCCAAGACCATGCGAACCCGAGATTGGCATTGGCTCTCCAAAGCCTAATGCATAAAAGTCAAAAATATCACTTTTCATTTCTGGATTATCAATCTTATTAACTGCCAACACGACAGGTTTATCTGAACGATATAGAATTTTGGCTACTTCTTCATCTGCAGCCGTAACTCCTTCTCTGCCGTTCACCATGAAAATAATTACATCTGCTTCATCAATGGCTACTTCTGCCTGTTGACGTATTTCCGCTAAAAAGGGAGCATCCCCTATTTCAATCCCGCCAGTATCAATAATATTGAACTCCTTATTGATCCATTCACCTGAGCTATAAATTCTATCTCTCGTAATTCCTGGAATATCCTCTACAATCGATATTCTCTCACCAACAATTCTATTAAAAATAGTTGATTTCCCTACATTTGGTCTACCAACTATCGCAACAACCGGTTTTGGCATAACATAACTTCCTTTCTATTCTGTACCAGCATACATTTGAAAATGAATTGAATACTACGAAATCCCTTCTAATCAAAGAAGGGATTGTCCATGCTAACCTTTATATCCTACCAAAAATGTGTAAGGAGAACAATCTTTTCCTTTAATGCTTCACAATGATATATACATCCTCACTAATTTTGTGGGCAATACCATCCAAGATTGCTTCTAGATTTTTAGCATATTCATCCATCTCTTTCGTTTCACTGCATGTGAATATGGCCGTACCACCTGCAACTTTACTAGAATCCGTTGTTACCACAGCTAAGATATATTTTTCTAAATTCACTGGATCTCCCTCCCCTTTTCATTAGCCTTTGACTCTGTTGGCATCCTAATGGCATTCTCAAGGGTTGGAACTTGTCCAATGACTTCTATTGCTTTTTCGACGTCCTTAACATGTGGCAATACAAATATTCCAACACGTCCATCATCTAAGTCTCGTTTTGCTAATGGTACTAGAGCTGGTGTTCCAGAATCACGATATACACCCAGTGCTGTTGAGATATCATGTAAGATTGCTTGCCTTTGTCCTAGATTAGCAATTGTCATTCGCACATTGAAGTTTTTAGGCTTGAGAATAAACCCCATTCCATATTTCAGCACCTCTTCTTGTCTCTCTGGTATACCAATATTCATAATATAAATGTTATCCACATACAATCCTGCACCATCAAAGTGTGGTTTGACATGTTCTATATCTACAATATCCTTTAACTTTCCACCTGACATTAGCTTCTTCGAAATGAATAACCCTATGATTCCCGCAATGATCCCAATCCAAATATTCCATACTAAATAGCTAAACGTACAAATAAATGAAGTAAATATAACTAAATAATTTCTACCTTCAAATGCTACCGCAATTCCTTCTATGTAAGTGTTTCCTCTCGGTACTAGCTCAAAAGAATCTAATTGTGCGAGCGTATTCCTCTCCATATTACGTACTTCTCTAAACTGTGAGGCAGCTAATGTTAAAAATGTAATGGCTGTAAAATCCTCTTCCATAATGGATGGTACAGCGACGGTTCCAAGTCCTGCTGCAATAAAACCAAGTGCTACATGAATGATCTTGCCGTGTAAATAGGTAGGGTATTGGCGATAATCTGTCCGAAGCATATACAATCTTGTTAAAGTACCAATGACAACTCCAAATAAAATGGGGTATGTGTACTCATTCATAATATCCCAGCCTTTCGCTTATTTACTTTATTTAAACTCTGATTAAAATGCGAGGATACTGTCTCAAAAGTATTCCAGCAAGAAATCAACACTATACCAATTGCTGTTACATCAAAGAAACTCAAGCCGCCAAGTGTGTATGGAAATGAGTGGTACTTCATGACACAAAAGTGCACAAATTCTCCGTAGCACACTCCAAAGGAAAATGTAAGCATTCTCATCCCTTTTTCCTTTTGTAATAAAAGAACGATATAGGTAAGCAGTGTCCCTAACATAAACGTAGGATTAAATAGAATCCAAACAGGGTCAAATAGACTAAATAGATAAAAACACACATATGCCATAGAAATGATCATTGTGCAAATGATTAGATATGGAAGTTTTTTATTCGGTAGCTTTGAGGAGAAAATGAATGTAGAAATAAACAGAATCAAATAACCTAAAGAGACCTCAAAATAATGAAATACTACCCCAGAGATATTAGCTGTAATAATTAGGAATAATAAAATAAATGCAATAATCGTTCTCGTACGATTTTTCTTCAGCAGGAACGTTACAATAATCCATCCCATCCAACTAAACCAATAAAACCAAATACCCTCCATGTGTCTCCCCTCCTATCATTTCCATTATGACTACATTTCATGAAAATTAATCACTCTTCATTTATGGAATGTAGGAACAGACAATGGGAACGATAATAAGGAAATCTTCATCAGTGAGGTTTTTCTCATTTCCCACTGTAAAAGGAGATGTCTGTAGGCACTTATGGTGCCAGTCACACGGACACTTTTTAAATTAAGAATAGATACTAACTTATTTGTGCAAATAGGAGGAATTCACATGGGCAGAGATCGCCAAGAAAAGAAACTGAAGGCTTCTAGACGCGTTGAGTCAGATCGTGACCAACAACTGAACTATCCTGGTGCCACAACGATGGAAGGACCAGATGAAGCTAGGTCAAGAAATGAAAAAAAAGGTTCATTTCATTAACTAAACCCAGACCAAAACAAAAAACAGCTCACTTTTTGTGAACTGTTTTTTTGTTTGGCCAAATGTTTTTTGTATAGATTCCAGGCTTGGAAAACCAATGATGAGTTGTACCCAACATATTGATTGGCGCTTTGGATTTGCAATCCATTCTTTCCAATCATATCGATATCCCGTTTCGCCAAACCCACCGTTGCCTTGCTTCCTAGATTTGATAGAATGACACCTTTGGGATTTTCCATTCTTTGTTCAGAAGGATTTTTCAGGGCGGACATTTGACTGCCAACAGAAATAGATGTGTTACATTCACTTGCAACAATACAAGCAGATGATTGATTTTTAGCCGTTTTCTGTCCTCCTCCACCTGCCTGGCGCATTTATAACAATAGGCGAACTTAAGGAAAGTTCGCCTATTTTAGTAGCAACAGAAAGATCATGGACAGACAGACTAAGTAGACTTAGATGGATAAACTGAATAACTTAAAATCCAGGAGAATCTACTTTGACCAGTTTGCGGTGCATGGTGTATATGGTCAATCTTTCGTCTAGCTCTAATCATTCTATTACCATTACTTTAATTTATTTAATTTATCTCCAATTAAATCGCCTAGGCTGAATCCGGTTGATTCTTCTTTTTGTTGATATTCTAAGAAGTCAGCCTTATCATCTTCCTCAAGAAGTTCTCTAATACTTAAAGAGATACGTTTATCCTCTTCGTTAATATCCAGGACCTTCACTTTAACCTTCTCACCTTGTTGCAAAGCCTCTTGAGGAGTAGCAATGTGTTTATTTGAGATTTGAGAGATATGAACCAATCCTTCTACACCTGGATACAACTCAACAAAAGCACCAAATGACACTAAACGCTTCACCGTTCCTTCGATGACAGAACCAACTTTTAATTCCCTTGATAATTGTTCCCAAGGACCTTCTTGTGTTTCTTTAATGGATAAAGAAATTCGTTCATTATCAAGGTCCACACTTAACACTTTCACCTGTACAGGTTGACCTTCTTCCACAACATCAGAAGGTTTACTTACATGCTCATGTGATAATTGTGAAATATGGACTAAACCATCGATTCCGCCAATATCAACAAAAGCACCAAAGTCAGTTAATCGTTGGACCGTTCCTTGTAATACCTGACCGACTTTCAGTGATCCGATGGTTTTACGCTTTTGCTCAGATTGCTCTTGTTCCACAACTGCACGGTGTGACAAAATGATACGATTTTTTTCTTTATCCAGCTCTACTAGTTTTACTGCAAGTGTTTTATCTTGATAGTCAGAGAAGTCCTCGACAAAATGTGCTTCGACAAGTGATGCAGGAATAAATGCTCTTACGCCAAGGTCAACAACAAGTCCACCTTTCACCACTTCTTTCACCACGACATCGAATACTTCGCCAGAGTTATACTTTGCATCCAACTCGTCCCAAGCATTTTCAGCATCAACTGCACGCTTGGATAGTATTACCGCATCATCCTCTAGCTTCGTTACTTTCAATTGCAGAGAATCACCTTCATTTACAATTTCACTAGCTAATTCAATATGTAAGCTTGAAAGTTCACTAATGGGTACAATACCATCTGATTTGTAACCAATGTTAACCAGTACTTGTTTCTCTTCTACCTTTGTTACTGTACCAGTAACAATATCTCCTACTTCAATTGTTTTAACATCCATTACTTCTTGATTCATTTCTTCCACTTTAAAATACCTCCTTAAATCCACAACATAATTGTTGCACGATTCTTTCCATTTTTTTATATGTATGAAAAAGGAAGGCAAATACCCTTCTCATTATTACTATACTTACATGATTATTATGAATTAAATAAGAAATCGTATTTATTCTAACTTCTAATAAATACAATTTTTTGTCAAGTAATATACCTTTTTCTATTTATTTTTTTCAAGTAATTCTCTAATTGAATTCATAATTGTTTCGGTTGCTTCATCTACTGTTGCTTTTCTTTCCCGCAATTCATTAAATTCTACAGGTTTTCCAAACACTACTTTAAGTGGTTTAAAAATTTTATAAGGACCAATAATTGCACACGGAATAATTTTAGCATCTGTACGAAGAGCGAAAAAGCCTGCCCCAGATAATCCTTGACCTAATTCTCCTGTTTTACTTCTCGTCCCTTCAGGAAATAAGCCTAACACTTTTCCGTCTTTCAAGACTTGAAGACCTGTTCTTAATGCTTGTTTATCGCTCATCCCTCTTTTGACTGGAAATGCATTGATGCTAGGAAGAATGGACTTAAGTATCGGTACCCTGAATAATTCTTCTTTTGCCATAAAGTGGATCGTCCTCGGTGAAGAAATACCAACGATAGGAGGATCTAAATTATCAATGTGGTTAGAGCAAAGCAATACTCCTCCAGTTGTTGGAATATTCTCCGCTCCTATAATTTCTAATCTATATAACGGGCGTAACACTCCATTACATAGGGCTTTACCTACACTATAAAGGTTCAATCCGTACCAATCCTTTCAAGTGCTAACGCCATGATTTTATCTACTACTTGTTCAATTGATAGAGAAGTTGTGTCAATTTCGACTGCATCCTCTGCTTTGATTAAAGGAGAGACTTCTCTTTCAGAATCAATTTTATCTCGTTGCTCAATTTCATGTATTAGCTGATTTAAGTCTGATTCATATCCTTTTTTCAGGTTTTCTTCATGTCTTCTACGAGCTCGTTCATCTACTGAGGCGAGTAAAAATACTTTTACTTCTGAATGCGGGAGCACAGCTGTTCCTATGTCTCTACCGTCCATAACCACTCCACCGTCAGTTGCCATATCTTGTTGTCTCTTCACCATATCTTCTCGAACGAGGCGATGTTGCGCCACAAAAGATACATGATTTGTCACGTGATTCGTGCGAATCTCCTCCGTAACATCCTTTTCATCCAAATACACTAACTGACCATGATTTGATGGTTTTAAGTTGATAGAAGTAGACTTAAGTATTCGAGCAAGTTGCTCTTCATGATGTACATCTACTTCATTTGTTAAGGCTTTGTAGGTAAGTGCTCTGTACATTGCACCTGTATCTATGTATATGTAAGATAAATTCTCTGCTACTTTTTTTGCTACAGTACTTTTACCTGCAGCTGCTGGTCCATCGATTGCAATTGAAATTTTGTTACTCATAGTTCCTCCCAAAGACATGTTGTTAAGTTATAGTCTATAAGCTTACTGTACAATAATAAACAAATAGAAAAAAGCAGGTTCTACCTGCTAATATACTTTATACAGATAGCTTATATCTGATAGGCTAATGATGTTTTATTCATTTTACCATAGTTATTGATCAAATGTTTCTACAATTTTCGTATTATCTTTGGTGACACCTTCATATTGAATCACTTTCGAAACATAAGGAGAAACATAACCATTCATCATAATTAGTTGAGCAATAATTAAAAAAATAAATTGAATACATACGAATTTTATTAAAATACTTTCAAAGCGCTTCATCTAATCCCCCATTTCCCGTCTCACTTATAGTTTTAGGGGGAATTTACATTTTTATACTTGCTCTAAGCCTTTTCTCTTTAAATTTAATTGTCTTTCGAAAGAAAATCTAATTAATAGTTGTCGCTGACTTTCTGTGATTTCAATAAATTCAAGGGGCATTTTATCACGTTCGCCATTTTGACCTGGAATCACTCGTATGACTCTTGACCTTAATACTAGATGATGATAATCTCCAGATTGCATAGGTAGTACAATCCATAAATCGATCAAGGTGTTACTGTTTAATTTAACCTTTGGTGGTAAAATTAGCGCAGCTCCACCAGCACTAATATCTGAGGTAATCGTAACAAATGGAGCAAATTCGTTCTCTATCGGGTGGACTGCAACATCAACTGGTGTATCAACCCTGACATATTGTCTACGTTGCACTCTAATTAAATGATCATTTCCAGGATAGGAAATAGCAATCATTGGAATTTGTTGCTTCGTGCGTCCCTTCACTTCTGTCTCAAACAAATAAACATTATTATCTTTAGCTATAAAAGAACCTTTAAGCTGTGCGCCATCTAGTAGAAATACAGTTTTTCCAGTTTTTATTGATACTGGATAATCAATATATAGCTGGTCTCCCGTTCTCTCGACTAGCTTGCATTTATATTTTTCGTTTTCTGAAGAATATTTGGGCTCTAATATTAATGTATCACCTATGTTAATCATGATAACCCCTCACTACCTTTTATACCAATTCTTGTCTTTAATATTATCTCATGTAATCAGAAAAAGGAAAAGTCATAAAACGACCTTTCCCTCTTCATTTTAGACATCTGTTTGATTAAAAACGGCTTCTGCGTTGTTCAATTTCTCTACCTTTTCTTCAATCCCATTTTCAGCATTTAAGAAGATCCGATACGTATCATTATCAATTGTTCCTAAGAACTCGTAACAAAGGACTTCCTTTTCCAAGTCATTAATTATAATGGCCATACGGTCTTCTCTTACTTCTACCCCAGGATTAATTTTCTTTCTTGCTTCTTCCATCGTTATAGCAGGTTTAGGTATTGTCCTTTCACGATGGGCCATTAAGTAGTTTCTTGCAGAAAACCCTACCACATTACCATCATCTAATGCTACTTTCATTGTGATTGTTTCCGGGTAAATTAGCACATTATCTTTTACTGAAGTAAAGGTAAAGACACCTATGTTTTCATACTGTGCACTTTCATTAAGTTCTAAGTTTTTGAACTTGTGTTCATTCAAGTATTTTTTTGCGTTTTCCATCGCTTCATTTAGACTTATATTTCTTTCCTTTACATCACGGCTTCTAAGCACCCAAATTGGATATCCACCTTTTTTCGTTATATCCATATTGATTATTGTCTCTGACTTAGGATCATCAATTGATAGACTATAGAACCCATAATTAGATCCTTTACCGTTTTCAGTAACCTTTACCTCTTCACTTCCTTGTAAACCAAGGAATTCTTGTCCAATTTTTATAGCTTGTTGCTCGCTAATGTTATTACCAGTCAGATATTTAAATCCTTCCTGCTCTGTATTCATCGATGTAAAGGAAGGACCGAAGTCTGCTTCAGAATACGCTTCTACATTCTTCTCAACTGTCTTGAAACCATCAATGATTGTATTATCTTGTTGGTCATCTGTCGACAATGCTAGCTGTACATCCATCCATCTTAAATTATTTTCTAGTACCAGATGTTGAACGTTTCTTAGTTCTTTTTGGATTTCAGCAGATTTCTCATAAAGGCTTTGAAGCGTTTTGTATTCATCATCAGTAAGAGGTTCTTTATCGAGATCACGAACAGCAGTACGATAACTAAAATCGCCTACATTGGCCAGAAACTCTTCCGTTTTATTAAATGGTAGTAATGTAAGTGGCAGTTGCCCTACATCAGAATGTGCTGCAGATGTAACTCTCCACACCTCGGCTAAGGAAGGAGATAGTTGCTGCCTGGAGTTCATCGCTAATGTGGCTCCAATCTTATCATTCAATAAGTCAACCTGATAGCTTAAGTCATGAAACGCACGTTGGTAGTTATTCTCCGCATGAATAAGTACAGCATTTTTTTCTATATGTTCTTGGTAGCCCCAGTAGGCAGTTCCCGCTACCCCTATGACTAGTACTCCGATTAGTATACCTCTAAGCATATTATCTCACCTCTTTTATTTACAGAAGATGTGTTTCCCAATTCGTTTTATTTGAGGACGACTCCAAATCCATTTATTAGTCGCAGTAGCTGGATTAAAATAATACATAGCTTCTCCGGTTGGATCAAAACCATTGATTGCATCTAATACGGCTTTCTTTGCTTGCTCATTTGGTGTTAACCATATTTGACCGTCTGCAACCGCAGTAAACGCACCCGGCTCAAAGATCACTCCAGATACAGTATCTGGGAATGTTGGACTATTAATCCTATTTAATATAACTGCAGCAATGGCAACTTGTCCGACATATGGTTCACCTCTTGCTTCACCGTAAACAGCATTTGCTAATAGTTGGATATCATTTTGAGAGAAGCCATTTGGCATGTTTAGAGCAGTAGCCTTTGGTGCTTCTGGTGCAGCTTTTGGTGTTTCAGGTGCCGCCTCCTGCTTAGGAGGTTGCGGTTTCGCTTGTTGTTCTTGCTTTTGAGCAGTTGGTGCTGCTCCTTGTTGCCCTTCTTTCTCAGCAGGTGTTGGTGCTTGCTGCTGGGCTGGTGGTGTTGCTTCTTGTTGTCCCTCTTTCTGAGCTGGTGCTCCCGGCTGCCCTTGCTGCTGAGTTGGTGGCGTTGCTCCTTGTTGTCCCTTTTTCTGAGCTGGTGCTGGAGCCTTTGTTCCTTGCTGTTTAGCTTGTGGCTCATTCTTCTGTGTTGTTTTGTTCTGTGTTTTCTTCGGAGCCTGAGCGGGATCCTTTTTCACTTGCTCGGCTGTTGGTGCCTTTGTTCCTTGCTTTAATGCAGCATTTAATGCTGATTGTCGCTTTTGCTCCGCTGCTTTTTTAGCTTTTGTGATCGTTGCTTGACTAGGGGCACTTTGAATATTTAACGGCATACCCCCATAATGAGTAAATCTTCTACCTTGATTCAACTGTTGATACACATAATCTTTATAATACTTTGTCGCTCTAGTTAACATATCCTTCGTACTTTGTCCTACGAAACCATCTACCGTTTCTAGACCAAATTCCTTTTGGAAATTACGGACTGACCAATATGTTGACCAACCAAATACCCCGTCAATCGGTCCATGATAATACCCGTTATATTGCAGGCGTGCCTGTAATTCTATTACATCCTCTCCAGTTGCACCTCGTTGTATGACTTGCTCGCTAAACGCATAACTAGGCTGTGCTGGAAAAAGAGTAACGGCAAAACAAAGAATCATGACAATAGTAAGAGGAAATCTCCAGAAAGATTGAAACCTCATCTTCATTTACCTCCTTAACCAATTTCTAAGATGTCTTACAAGTATTTTCTGTATAAGAAGTAGATTTTATTCAAAGAACTTGAGAACGGCTACTACTCATGAATTTTGGAAACTTTATTACTAAACAAATACGTATAGAATGATAAGCTACTCATGAAAAACAAGATGTAGATAAAATAAAAAAACAACTGACTTAACAGTTGTTTTCTTTGTATTATTGATTAACATGACTTCCGTAATCATGAAATTTACGCGCAAGTTTAGCTTTCCGTAGCCCCAGCCACCATAGAAAGATCATAAACGGAATAATATAAAGCTCCCATTTTTTAATTGAATAAATGATAAAATCATAAAAACCATGAAGAAGGAACGGAACACTTAATGATAGTAGGATAAACTGAAATTTTATCTTTCCTTGTGAGAATTTGGCCTTTCCCAGATAATACCCCATGATCACTCCGAATAAGGCATGACTTGAGACTGGTAATAGTGCTCTTGTAAACGCGATATCAACACCGTGCGCAAGCAAATATAATATATTTTCAGCGCTGGCAAAACCTAATGAAACTGCCGCACCATAAACAATTCCATCATATACTTCATCGAATTCCGCGTGCTTATATGCGATGTAAAACAGTATAAACCATTTTGCATATTCTTCTAAAAACCCTGCAATAAAGAAGGCATGCATAAGTCCTGAAACAAAGATCCCTTCCTCTTCTAGGACATATTGAATAAACATGATCGGAAATACTAATATAGCTCCAATAATGAAATTACGCATAACCATTGTAATTGGTTCTGTTTCATATTCATCTTTTAAGTAAAAATAACATAATAATGCAACACCTGGGGCAACTCCAGCTGTTATGATACTTAACATATAATAACTCCTCATTCCTATTCTGATCTGAAAATGAGTGATTTTTTTCTAGCCAAGACTCCTAACTTATCGTAACATGATATTTGGGAAAAGAGAATGAATCATTTTGAAATATTCAGGAAAATCATGGGAGGGTTTATGAAAAAAATTCTTTTACTTCATACAGGTGGCACCATTGCAATGAAAGAAGATAAGAATACAGGTTCAGTTAGCCCAGAGGGTATGAATCCACTTCAGGATTCACTTTCTTCATTGAACCAAATTGCAAATATTGAATCAGAAGAAGTGTTTCAACTTCCCTCCCCACATATCACTCAAAAAGAGATGTTTGTATTAAAGGAAAGAGTTGAACAAGCTATACAAACAGAAAATGTGGACGGCGTTGTGATAACACATGGAACTGACACCCTGGAAGAAACAGCATACTTTTTAGATTTAACACTAGATACAAGAACACCAATCGTTATTACCGGTGCAATGAGATCAAGTAATGAAATTGGCTCTGATGGTCCATACAATTTATTATCTTCTGTAAAAGTAGCAGCAAGTCCTGATGCATTTGATAAAGGGGTATTGGTAGTATTAAATGACGAAATACATACTGCCAAGAACGTTACCAAAACACATACAAGTAATGTATCAACTTTCCAAAGTCCACAATATGGACCGATAGGCATTGTAACAAAGCGTGGTGTGTTTTTTCACCACTATCCAATGCATCGAGAAAATTATGATATTCATAAGATTCAAAATCGAGTAATGCTTATAAAAGCATATGCAGGTATGGACTCAACACTTTTATACGGTCTGAAAAGTATGAATATAGATGGTCTAGTAATCGAAGCACTTGGACAAGGAAACTTGCCACCTGGTATGGTTCCAGGTATTAAAGAGCTGCTAGAACATAAAATTCCCATAGTTCTAGTATCCCGCTGTTTTAACGGAATCGTTCAAGATACCTATAGCTACGAAGGTGGGGGACGGCAGTTAAAAAATCTTGGTGTCATCTTCTCTAATGGGTTAAGTGGGCAAAAGGCTCGTATTAAGTTAATGGTAGCTTTAGAAAAGACAAAAGACATTATTGAACTTCAGGAACTATTTTTAGAATAACCGTTAAAAGACCCTAACCTACTACTGGTCAGGGTCCTTCTTTTTTATTGAGGCTGCAATAAGTCCTCCATGAAATCGTCCATTTTCAATGAATATTTCATTTGCATTATTTCCAGCGGCTATAACACCGGCAATGTAAATACCTTCAACATTTGTTTCCATTGTTTCTGGGTCGTAAGTTGGCCTGCCTGTCTCTTGATCAATAAGAATACCCATTGATTGTAAAAACGTATGATCTGGATGATACCCAATCATCGCGAACACAAAATCATTTTCTATTGTCGATTGGGCTCCATTAACCTCATAAGTTACATCTTGTTCAGTTATTTTTACAACATTCGCATTAAATTTCATTGTAATAAATTGATTTCGGACTAAGGATTCGAACTCTGGAAGTATCCATGGCTTTACACTCGGAGAATATGTATCCCCTCGATATAAAACTGTTACTCTAGCCCCAACCTTTTCTAATTCAAGTGCAGCATCAACTGATGAATTTTTACCACCAATTACTACTACGTCTTTATCGAAATAAGGATGAGCTTCCTTAAAATAATGAGAAACTTTTTCTAATTCTTCGCCAGGAACATTTAAACGATTCGGGTGATCATAATAACCTGTTGCAACCACAACATACCTTGATAAATACGTTTCCTTTGACGTGTATACAGTAAACAGATCATCCTCTTTACAAACCTTTGTGACTTGTTCATAAGAATGCACTCGAAGGTTCTTCCGTTTCACCACTTCTCTATAATAAGCAAGTGCTTGTGAACGTACCGGCTTACGATTTTCGGTTATAAAAGGGATGTCCCCAATCGACAACTTTTCACTAGTGCTAAAAAATGTTTGGTGTGTAGGATAGTGATGAATAGCATTGACAATATTTCCTTTTTCAATAATTAACGGAGAATAACCAACTTCCGTTAAGGCGATAGCTGCAGCTAAACCACAAGGACCTCCACCAATAATGATGACTTCTTCCCTCTGCATGTTACTCCCCCTCTTGCAGAAATTCTAAAATTAGATAAACCCTATCATATAAAGTATGATAGGGTTTATGAGTATTTATTGCAAAGAATTAAATCCAGCCTCTGAATCTAGAAGCTTCTGCCATTTTACGTACGCCAACCATATAGGCAGCTAAACGCATGTCAACCCGGCGTGACTGAGCTGTATCATAAATGTTATTAAATGATTTCACCATAACTTTCTCTAACTTCTCTTCAACTTCTTCCTCTGTCCAGTAATAACCTTGGTTATTTTGAACCCATTCAAAGTAAGAAACGGTAACACCACCAGCACTTGCAAGTACGTCGGGTACTAGTAAAATTCCACGTTCCGTAAGGATCTTGGTTGCTTCAAGTGTTGTAGGTCCATTTGCAGCTTCTACTACAA
Coding sequences:
- a CDS encoding spore cortex-lytic enzyme gives rise to the protein MRFQSFWRFPLTIVMILCFAVTLFPAQPSYAFSEQVIQRGATGEDVIELQARLQYNGYYHGPIDGVFGWSTYWSVRNFQKEFGLETVDGFVGQSTKDMLTRATKYYKDYVYQQLNQGRRFTHYGGMPLNIQSAPSQATITKAKKAAEQKRQSALNAALKQGTKAPTAEQVKKDPAQAPKKTQNKTTQKNEPQAKQQGTKAPAPAQKKGQQGATPPTQQQGQPGAPAQKEGQQEATPPAQQQAPTPAEKEGQQGAAPTAQKQEQQAKPQPPKQEAAPETPKAAPEAPKATALNMPNGFSQNDIQLLANAVYGEARGEPYVGQVAIAAVILNRINSPTFPDTVSGVIFEPGAFTAVADGQIWLTPNEQAKKAVLDAINGFDPTGEAMYYFNPATATNKWIWSRPQIKRIGKHIFCK
- the prsW gene encoding intramembrane metalloprotease PrsW, giving the protein MLSIITAGVAPGVALLCYFYLKDEYETEPITMVMRNFIIGAILVFPIMFIQYVLEEEGIFVSGLMHAFFIAGFLEEYAKWFILFYIAYKHAEFDEVYDGIVYGAAVSLGFASAENILYLLAHGVDIAFTRALLPVSSHALFGVIMGYYLGKAKFSQGKIKFQFILLSLSVPFLLHGFYDFIIYSIKKWELYIIPFMIFLWWLGLRKAKLARKFHDYGSHVNQ
- a CDS encoding asparaginase; translation: MKKILLLHTGGTIAMKEDKNTGSVSPEGMNPLQDSLSSLNQIANIESEEVFQLPSPHITQKEMFVLKERVEQAIQTENVDGVVITHGTDTLEETAYFLDLTLDTRTPIVITGAMRSSNEIGSDGPYNLLSSVKVAASPDAFDKGVLVVLNDEIHTAKNVTKTHTSNVSTFQSPQYGPIGIVTKRGVFFHHYPMHRENYDIHKIQNRVMLIKAYAGMDSTLLYGLKSMNIDGLVIEALGQGNLPPGMVPGIKELLEHKIPIVLVSRCFNGIVQDTYSYEGGGRQLKNLGVIFSNGLSGQKARIKLMVALEKTKDIIELQELFLE
- the ypdA gene encoding YpdA family putative bacillithiol disulfide reductase, encoding MQREEVIIIGGGPCGLAAAIALTEVGYSPLIIEKGNIVNAIHHYPTHQTFFSTSEKLSIGDIPFITENRKPVRSQALAYYREVVKRKNLRVHSYEQVTKVCKEDDLFTVYTSKETYLSRYVVVATGYYDHPNRLNVPGEELEKVSHYFKEAHPYFDKDVVVIGGKNSSVDAALELEKVGARVTVLYRGDTYSPSVKPWILPEFESLVRNQFITMKFNANVVKITEQDVTYEVNGAQSTIENDFVFAMIGYHPDHTFLQSMGILIDQETGRPTYDPETMETNVEGIYIAGVIAAGNNANEIFIENGRFHGGLIAASIKKKDPDQ